In Halobaculum limi, one DNA window encodes the following:
- a CDS encoding DEAD/DEAH box helicase, with product MDDTVSWLRSLPYYEGQIADDRTLPGRDPAFADVDLEPRLAGALADDGIESLYDHQARAVEAIRDGGDVVLATQTASGKSLAYTVPAFERAMDHGGRTLYLAPQNALIADQEETLSDLAHGLGFGSRVSVDQYTGRLSKSEKRDVRDRRPTVLLSNPDMLHYGLLPWAYKHWEWFFSSLETVVIDEVHGYRGVFGSHVSLVMRRLNRICERYGADPQFVCCSATIGNPVEHAARVTARPESGFTLVDEDTSARGPRHWLLWNPPEYTGQQAERQSGRRRSSHTETKRLFCDLIQQGLQTLVFTRSRQTAERYASDSASELRTRGEHDLAGRVEAYQASLTNERRREIERGLHSGDVAGVWSTNALELGVDVGGLDAVILDGYPGTRMSAFQQAGRAGRGTDDALVVLVAGEDQLDQYLAANPDDLFEGDPERAMVDPENGELLPSHVAAAADENWLSAADESHFGASFPDVVESLEAAGRLERMDTGRGVRWTYDGPGSAQHSMSLRTIDDREVDLMDARSNEVIASLSFGDALRDAHPGAIYHHQGETYEVDELDLDRDVARLRPTWADYYTRVLTDKDVTVNDDIQSRPLDARPDTEVRFADITVTEQITGFERKDGSTGETMGGQLLDLPETELRTRALYYTVPVDVEREMRELGGDEGFNGGIHAAEHGSISLMPLDLLCDRADIGGVSTPMHPHTGQSTVFIYDGYPGGVGLTREAYRSADGLLARTARMIAACDCADGCPACVQSPHCGNANEPLSKPEAVLLLNALAGTDESVPDPSSAETDS from the coding sequence GTGGACGACACCGTCTCGTGGCTCCGCTCGCTCCCCTACTACGAGGGACAGATCGCCGACGACCGGACGCTTCCCGGTCGCGACCCGGCGTTCGCCGACGTCGACCTAGAACCCCGCCTGGCGGGTGCACTCGCCGACGACGGCATCGAGTCGCTGTACGACCATCAAGCGCGAGCGGTCGAGGCGATTCGCGACGGCGGCGACGTCGTCCTCGCCACGCAGACCGCCAGCGGAAAGTCACTCGCGTACACCGTCCCCGCGTTCGAGCGAGCGATGGACCACGGCGGCCGGACGCTGTATCTCGCGCCGCAGAACGCCCTTATCGCCGATCAAGAGGAGACGCTCTCCGATCTGGCACACGGCCTCGGCTTCGGCTCACGCGTCTCCGTCGACCAGTACACTGGACGGCTGTCGAAATCGGAGAAGCGAGACGTGCGCGACCGTCGGCCGACGGTCCTCCTGTCGAACCCCGATATGCTCCACTACGGACTGCTCCCGTGGGCGTACAAGCACTGGGAGTGGTTCTTCTCGTCGCTGGAGACGGTCGTCATCGACGAGGTGCACGGCTATCGCGGCGTGTTCGGGAGCCACGTCTCGCTGGTGATGCGTCGGCTGAACCGCATCTGCGAGCGCTACGGCGCGGACCCACAGTTCGTCTGCTGTTCGGCCACCATCGGCAACCCGGTCGAACACGCCGCACGCGTCACGGCCCGCCCGGAGTCGGGGTTCACACTCGTCGACGAGGACACCTCCGCGCGCGGCCCGCGCCACTGGCTCCTCTGGAATCCGCCGGAGTACACGGGACAGCAGGCAGAGCGACAGTCCGGGCGGCGTCGGTCGAGCCACACCGAGACGAAGCGCCTGTTCTGTGACTTGATCCAGCAGGGGCTCCAGACACTCGTGTTCACGCGGTCGCGACAGACGGCCGAGCGATACGCCAGCGACTCGGCCAGCGAACTCCGCACTCGGGGCGAACACGACCTCGCCGGGCGGGTGGAGGCGTATCAGGCGTCGCTGACGAACGAGCGCCGACGCGAGATAGAGCGAGGCCTCCACTCGGGCGACGTGGCGGGCGTGTGGTCGACGAACGCGCTCGAACTCGGCGTCGACGTGGGCGGTCTCGACGCCGTCATCCTCGACGGGTACCCCGGCACGCGAATGTCGGCGTTCCAGCAGGCCGGCCGCGCCGGGCGGGGGACCGACGACGCTCTCGTCGTGTTGGTCGCTGGCGAGGACCAACTCGACCAATACCTCGCGGCCAACCCGGACGACCTGTTCGAGGGCGACCCCGAGCGAGCGATGGTCGACCCCGAGAACGGCGAACTCCTGCCCTCGCACGTCGCGGCGGCGGCCGACGAGAACTGGCTCAGCGCGGCCGACGAGTCGCACTTCGGCGCGTCGTTCCCCGACGTGGTGGAGTCGCTAGAGGCAGCGGGGCGACTAGAGCGGATGGACACCGGCCGCGGCGTCCGGTGGACGTACGACGGGCCGGGGAGCGCCCAGCATTCGATGAGCCTCCGGACCATCGACGACCGCGAGGTGGACCTGATGGACGCTCGGAGCAACGAGGTCATCGCGTCCCTGTCGTTCGGTGACGCGCTTCGGGACGCTCATCCCGGAGCCATCTACCATCATCAAGGGGAGACGTACGAGGTGGACGAGTTGGACCTCGACCGCGACGTGGCGCGTCTGCGTCCGACGTGGGCCGACTACTACACGCGCGTCCTGACCGACAAAGACGTGACCGTCAACGACGACATTCAGTCGAGACCGCTCGATGCACGACCGGACACTGAGGTCCGATTCGCAGACATCACCGTCACCGAACAGATCACGGGATTCGAGCGGAAAGACGGCTCGACCGGCGAGACGATGGGCGGGCAGTTGCTCGACCTGCCGGAGACGGAGTTGCGGACGCGGGCGCTGTACTACACCGTCCCGGTCGACGTCGAACGCGAGATGCGCGAACTCGGCGGCGACGAGGGGTTCAACGGCGGCATCCACGCGGCCGAACACGGCTCTATCTCGCTGATGCCGCTCGACCTGCTGTGTGACCGGGCGGACATCGGCGGCGTGTCGACGCCGATGCACCCGCACACGGGGCAGTCGACGGTGTTCATCTACGACGGCTACCCCGGCGGCGTCGGCCTGACGCGCGAGGCGTATCGGAGCGCCGACGGACTGCTCGCACGGACGGCCCGAATGATCGCGGCGTGTGACTGCGCCGACGGCTGTCCTGCCTGCGTGCAGTCGCCTCACTGCGGGAACGCGAACGAACCGCTGTCGAAACCAGAGGCGGTGCTCCTGTTGAACGCGCTCGCCGGAACTGACGAATCAGTTCCCGATCCTTCGTCTGCGGAGACGGACTCGTAG
- a CDS encoding ABC transporter substrate-binding protein, whose protein sequence is MKDTSPTRRDVLKGAGGLGAAGMIGLAGCTGGGGGGGGDAPVEVLHGWTGGDGQRAAEALEEAFNEAHSDVELDMNPIGGGGNQNLDAVVANRLQNDNPPSSFANWPGPNLARYEGVLGDISDLWEETGFTDSHIDEAVELHQYNGAFRAVPLGSHRLNCLFYNTAVVEEAGVDPSSLTSAQDLLDALETVASETDKIPMTHGGSGTWTKTQLFGVMLLSTAGYDGYMNFVNGDPAREDVQGAFEALATVFENYINEDSASIGLTESNQNIINGNAAFIHQGNWAAGAYRNAEDFNYNEDWGFKTFPGTEGMYTLHFDSFLYPSNNPSPENTRTWLEFVGGEDAQVAFNQFKGSIPTRTDVDMSEFGPYLQETAMDFEEADQRPPNIQHGLGISAETRSTLNDVISSEFSGPYNVEAATDGFVDAVSN, encoded by the coding sequence ATGAAGGACACGAGCCCAACTCGGCGTGACGTACTGAAGGGTGCTGGCGGCCTCGGTGCCGCGGGCATGATCGGACTGGCTGGCTGTACCGGCGGAGGCGGCGGCGGTGGCGGCGACGCCCCCGTCGAGGTGCTCCACGGCTGGACCGGTGGCGACGGACAACGCGCAGCAGAGGCGTTAGAGGAGGCGTTCAACGAGGCCCACTCCGACGTGGAACTCGACATGAACCCCATCGGCGGCGGTGGTAACCAGAACCTGGACGCCGTCGTCGCGAACCGCCTACAGAACGACAACCCGCCGAGTTCGTTCGCGAACTGGCCGGGCCCCAACCTCGCCCGCTACGAGGGCGTCCTCGGTGACATCTCCGACCTCTGGGAGGAGACAGGCTTCACCGACAGCCACATCGACGAGGCAGTCGAACTGCACCAGTACAACGGCGCGTTCCGCGCCGTCCCGCTGGGTTCCCACCGCCTGAACTGCCTGTTCTACAACACCGCCGTCGTCGAGGAGGCGGGCGTCGACCCCTCCTCGCTGACGAGCGCACAGGACCTGCTCGACGCCTTGGAGACGGTCGCCAGCGAGACGGACAAGATTCCGATGACCCACGGTGGCAGCGGGACCTGGACGAAGACGCAGTTGTTCGGCGTGATGCTGCTGTCGACGGCCGGCTACGACGGCTATATGAACTTCGTGAACGGCGATCCCGCTCGCGAGGATGTGCAGGGTGCGTTCGAAGCGCTCGCCACGGTGTTCGAGAACTACATCAACGAGGACTCCGCGTCCATCGGCCTGACCGAGTCCAACCAGAACATCATCAACGGCAACGCGGCGTTCATCCACCAGGGCAACTGGGCCGCCGGTGCCTACCGGAACGCCGAGGACTTCAACTACAACGAGGACTGGGGCTTCAAGACGTTCCCCGGCACGGAGGGGATGTACACGCTCCACTTCGACTCGTTCCTCTACCCGTCCAACAACCCGTCCCCTGAGAACACCCGCACGTGGCTTGAGTTCGTCGGCGGCGAAGACGCTCAGGTCGCGTTCAACCAGTTCAAAGGCTCCATCCCGACCCGGACGGACGTCGATATGTCCGAGTTCGGGCCGTACCTGCAGGAGACGGCGATGGACTTCGAAGAGGCCGACCAGCGGCCCCCGAACATCCAGCACGGCCTGGGCATCTCCGCGGAGACGCGTTCGACGCTGAACGACGTCATCTCCAGCGAGTTCTCTGGCCCGTACAACGTCGAGGCAGCCACCGACGGCTTCGTCGACGCGGTCTCCAACTGA
- a CDS encoding carbohydrate ABC transporter permease, whose translation MRDFLSNQRTRIRRVVGRGGPASDDAEDDPAGTDDDGLVVTDGGTATRSEGLLDRLDDRFGEDFAESAPFWLPPFLLMALFVYGAIAWNFVISLTDYQGFIGPDYSDLDFEMYARAIGDSGVIDATVNTFLLVVAFTAVALIVGMMLAILIDRNIRFENTFRTIYLLPMSLSFVVTAQFWLWMYNFNNGVVNILLGTFGIGPIDWIGNSQIVLWAVVFALVWQFSGYTMVVYLAGLRAIPTEHYEAARVDGASTLKMYWRVIIPQLKGSTISAAIVLMVFALKAFDFLYSLVSGYRPPNGADILATKMVREAYSVNNWAYASAIAIILFLMAISIIGPYLYYQYSQGEL comes from the coding sequence ATGCGCGATTTTCTTTCGAACCAACGGACCCGGATCCGCCGCGTCGTCGGACGCGGGGGCCCGGCGAGTGACGACGCCGAAGACGACCCGGCGGGCACGGACGACGACGGGCTGGTCGTGACCGACGGCGGGACGGCCACCCGCTCGGAGGGGCTGCTCGACCGTCTCGACGACCGCTTCGGCGAGGACTTCGCGGAGTCGGCCCCGTTCTGGCTCCCGCCGTTCCTGCTGATGGCGCTGTTCGTCTACGGCGCTATCGCGTGGAACTTCGTTATCTCGCTGACGGATTACCAGGGGTTCATCGGTCCCGACTACTCCGACCTCGACTTCGAGATGTACGCCCGTGCCATCGGCGACTCGGGCGTCATCGACGCGACAGTCAACACCTTCCTGTTGGTCGTCGCGTTCACGGCAGTTGCGCTCATCGTCGGGATGATGCTCGCCATCCTCATCGACCGCAACATCCGCTTCGAGAACACGTTCCGCACCATCTACCTGCTCCCGATGAGCCTCTCGTTCGTGGTGACGGCGCAGTTCTGGCTGTGGATGTACAACTTCAACAACGGCGTCGTCAACATCCTCCTCGGGACGTTCGGGATCGGACCGATCGACTGGATCGGTAACTCACAGATCGTCTTGTGGGCGGTGGTGTTCGCGCTCGTGTGGCAGTTCTCGGGGTACACGATGGTCGTGTACCTCGCGGGGCTTCGCGCCATTCCGACCGAACACTACGAGGCCGCCCGCGTCGACGGCGCGTCGACGCTGAAGATGTACTGGCGGGTGATCATCCCGCAGTTGAAGGGGTCGACCATCAGCGCCGCCATCGTCCTGATGGTGTTCGCGCTGAAGGCGTTCGACTTCCTCTACTCGCTGGTCAGCGGCTACCGGCCGCCGAACGGTGCAGACATCCTCGCGACCAAGATGGTCCGCGAGGCGTACAGCGTGAACAATTGGGCGTACGCGTCGGCCATCGCGATCATCCTGTTCTTGATGGCCATCTCGATCATCGGCCCGTACCTATACTACCAGTACTCGCAGGGTGAACTATGA
- a CDS encoding carbohydrate ABC transporter permease, with amino-acid sequence MSDATDTDQQGALAGVREDLAAIDPYRVGLYATVLGLTAFYLAPIESGLVTAFKTNPEGISSTLPFAPPPGRYFTLEKWQTAFQALSRGMINSALYAVPATIISAMLGSFAAFGLTQADWRARYKAPVLALFVAGIFIPYQAVLVPLSQFWGSVPLRELLAPVWALGISSAYTGIIELVITHVAYGIPICMVLFRSYYSNISGEMVEAARLDGASFRRVYRRIIFPISTPMFAVVLIYQFTQIWNDLLFALILVSTESSPAAPVVLILAGLGESMEGQDFALRMAGAFIAALPTLIVYVLFGEEFAEGVAT; translated from the coding sequence ATGAGCGACGCAACCGACACCGACCAGCAAGGAGCACTCGCCGGGGTCCGCGAGGACCTGGCCGCCATCGACCCGTACCGCGTCGGTCTGTACGCAACGGTGCTGGGGCTGACGGCGTTCTACCTCGCACCCATCGAATCCGGCCTCGTCACCGCGTTCAAGACGAACCCGGAGGGAATCAGTTCGACGCTGCCGTTCGCGCCGCCGCCGGGGCGGTACTTCACGCTGGAGAAGTGGCAGACCGCGTTCCAGGCGCTGAGTCGCGGGATGATCAACAGCGCGCTGTACGCCGTCCCCGCGACTATCATCTCCGCGATGCTGGGGAGTTTCGCGGCGTTCGGCCTGACGCAGGCCGACTGGCGTGCGCGGTACAAAGCGCCGGTGCTCGCGCTGTTCGTCGCGGGCATCTTCATCCCGTACCAGGCGGTGCTGGTGCCGCTCTCGCAGTTCTGGGGCTCCGTGCCGCTGCGGGAACTCCTCGCGCCAGTCTGGGCACTCGGCATCTCCAGTGCGTACACCGGGATCATCGAACTGGTGATCACACACGTCGCGTACGGTATCCCCATCTGTATGGTGCTGTTCCGCTCGTACTACAGCAACATTAGCGGGGAGATGGTCGAGGCCGCACGCCTCGACGGGGCGTCGTTCCGCCGGGTGTACCGCCGGATCATCTTCCCCATCTCGACGCCGATGTTCGCGGTCGTTCTCATCTACCAGTTCACACAGATCTGGAACGACCTGCTGTTCGCGCTCATCCTCGTGTCCACCGAGTCGAGCCCGGCCGCGCCGGTCGTGCTCATCCTCGCTGGTCTCGGAGAGTCGATGGAGGGACAGGACTTCGCACTGCGGATGGCCGGGGCATTCATCGCCGCGTTGCCGACGCTCATCGTGTACGTCCTGTTCGGCGAGGAGTTCGCCGAGGGGGTGGCGACGTGA
- a CDS encoding ABC transporter ATP-binding protein, producing MARLELDDVRKVFTDDDGSDIVAVDDVTIDIEDGEFLVLVGPSGCGKSTTLRMIAGLETISGGDIRLAGRSIAGKKPQDRDIAMVFQSYALYPHMTTRQNMSFGLEESTDLPDDEIESRVENAAALLNIPELLDRKPSELSGGQQQRVALGRAIVREPEVFLMDEPLSNLDAKLRSQMRTELQRIQEDLGTTTVYVTHDQTEAMTMGDRIAVLDGGELQQVGTPLECYHRPANRFVGGFIGEPAMNFFETTVEGDRLVADAFEYVLSPEVREDLGDATEVTLGIRPEDIEVNVGVKASAADEFDTVVDVVEPMGNENAVYLGFGEDPSDPFVATVGGMRRIEGGQRVVARFPEDAIHLFDAQTGDALHNRSLEEAEDVEPRI from the coding sequence ATGGCACGACTCGAACTCGACGACGTACGGAAGGTGTTCACCGACGACGACGGCAGCGATATCGTCGCCGTCGACGACGTAACGATCGATATCGAGGACGGAGAGTTTCTCGTCCTCGTCGGTCCGTCAGGCTGTGGGAAATCGACGACGCTGCGGATGATCGCCGGACTGGAGACGATCTCCGGCGGCGACATTCGCCTCGCCGGCCGCTCCATCGCGGGGAAGAAGCCGCAAGACCGGGACATCGCGATGGTGTTTCAGTCGTACGCGCTGTACCCGCATATGACGACGCGACAGAATATGTCGTTCGGGCTGGAGGAGTCGACCGACCTCCCGGACGACGAGATCGAATCCCGCGTCGAGAACGCCGCGGCACTGCTCAACATTCCCGAACTGCTCGACCGCAAGCCGAGCGAGTTGTCCGGTGGCCAACAGCAGCGTGTCGCACTGGGTCGCGCAATCGTCCGCGAACCAGAGGTGTTCCTGATGGACGAACCGTTGTCGAATCTCGACGCCAAACTCCGCTCGCAGATGCGGACGGAACTCCAGCGCATCCAAGAGGATCTGGGAACCACGACCGTCTACGTCACGCACGACCAGACGGAGGCGATGACGATGGGCGACCGCATCGCCGTCCTCGACGGCGGGGAACTCCAGCAGGTAGGGACGCCGTTGGAGTGTTACCACCGCCCAGCCAATCGCTTCGTCGGTGGATTCATCGGCGAACCGGCGATGAACTTCTTCGAGACGACCGTCGAGGGCGACCGACTCGTCGCCGACGCCTTCGAGTACGTCCTCTCGCCGGAGGTTCGTGAGGATTTGGGCGACGCGACCGAGGTGACACTCGGCATCCGACCGGAGGATATCGAAGTGAACGTCGGCGTCAAGGCGAGTGCGGCCGACGAGTTCGACACCGTCGTCGACGTGGTCGAACCGATGGGCAACGAGAACGCGGTGTACCTCGGCTTCGGCGAGGACCCCTCTGACCCGTTCGTCGCGACCGTCGGTGGGATGCGTCGTATCGAGGGCGGCCAGCGTGTCGTCGCTCGCTTCCCCGAAGACGCCATCCACCTGTTCGACGCCCAGACGGGCGATGCGCTTCACAACCGTTCACTGGAGGAAGCCGAGGACGTCGAACCGCGCATCTGA